From the genome of Spinacia oleracea cultivar Varoflay chromosome 2, BTI_SOV_V1, whole genome shotgun sequence, one region includes:
- the LOC130467432 gene encoding early nodule-specific protein 2-like → MADGFQPPPPLFSPQFQQPTQMFPPQFQPPSFQPRHLQHSPRFLTPPNFQPRHLQHPRFLPPPIFQPRDRHPPPRFQPPARFDNPNQSNLHPPPRFQPPARFDNHYQSDLHPPSRFDNPNQRAFTTLQQVTTETSSGTKENTSETSSATTGETTSAYFSGSKDIWNDLTEDDIRGPLTGYTGTVDELHELYDKHSILLGFSIRKKHIKER, encoded by the exons ATGGCCGACGGCtttcaaccaccaccaccattattTTCGCCACAATTTCAACAACCAACACAGATGTTTCCGCCACAATTTCAACCACCGAGTTTTCAACCTCGCCACCTTCAACATTCTCCTCGATTTTTAACACCACCGAATTTTCAACCTCGCCACCTTCAACATCCTCGATTTCTACCACCACCGATTTTTCAACCTCGCGACCGTCATCCTCCTCCTCGTTTTCAACCTCCTGCGCGATTTGATAACCCTAACCAAAGCAACCTTCATCCTCCTCCTCGATTTCAACCTCCTGCCCGTTTTGATAACCATTATCAAAGCGATCTTCATCCTCCTTCTCGATTTGATAACCCTAATCAAAGGGCTTTTACAACATTGCAGCAAGTAACTACTGAAACAAGTTCTGGAACAAAGGAAAACACATCTGAAACAAGTTCTGCAACAACAGGAGAAACAACATCagcttatttttcag GTTCAAAAGATATTTGGAACGATTTAACAGAGGATGATATTAGAGGACCTTTGACTGGATATACTGGCACTGTAGATGAACTACATGAACTTTATGACAAACATTCAATACTTCTTGGATTTTCAATAAGAAAAAAACACATTAAGGAGAGATAA
- the LOC130466943 gene encoding protein FAR1-RELATED SEQUENCE 5-like yields MCNEAGDARVVGHTLVDHMNFTSRLKMKRLEGKDTQAVVNMLIKRGEEDPNFYFRVKVNEGNQVISMFWRDGMMQEDYDIYGDVCVFDTTFRTNKYNLVCAPFVGVNNHWSNVMFGCAFIADEKTHTFVWLLETFLDSMGGKAPITIFTDQDQAMTNAIEQVFPNTRHRLCLWHLQKNDVSRFGDLKADNTFKDTFKKCLYRCYNEEEFETTWFDMITKYNLQDHDWFTNLYTIKEKWCTALNKDFFSAGILSSQRSESTNNAIGFKGNKSTSLTEFFHIFGETVDRWRYQEDQNEYDCGNALPKSDFPMVGMIKHAANVYTLTLFRDFEKEFKYAMGCISNVNYINGNFFGYKLQHESWPEHSAHYVAFDPTTNSIKCTCRNFEESGWICFHAIRVLHIHSIVNIPEQYISKRWTKFAKSEVWKRMEHREDNGTEKRKITPWRYEMARNLYNLVIKCQGSDAAKKVLKEAYAHANESINKVLEKEKAAEKEAAQKAQDDVEAQQITINIAPSTSSSSSNAPQIIVENPPLVKTKGRSKRKKGFFEIRTSSTTPTEFGTFTPKEQLF; encoded by the exons ATGTGTAATGAAGCTGGCGACGCAAGGGTCGTTGGACACACATTAGTTGACCACATGAATTTCACAAGTagattgaaaatgaaaagactaGAAGGAAAAGATACACAAGCAGTTGTGAACATGTTAATTAAGAGAGGAGAAGAAGATCCAAACTTTTATTTTCGAGTAAAGGTGAACGAGGGAAACCAAGTAATAAGCATGTTTTGGAGGGATGGAATGATGCAAGAAGATTATGACATATATGGTGATGTCTGTGTCTTTGACACAACTTTCAGAACAAACAAATACAATTTAGTTTGTGCGCCATTTGTAGGTGTCAATAACCATTGGAGTAATGTGATGTTTGGTTGTGCTTTTATTGCTGATGAGAAGACACACACTTTTGTGTGGCTATTGGAAACATTTCTGGACTCTATGGGAGGCAAAGCACCTATAACTATCTTTACAGATCAAGATCAAGCAATGACAAATGCTATTGAACAA GTATTTCCTAATACAAGACATAGATTATGCTTATGGCACTTACAAAAGAATGATGTGTCAAGATTCGGAGACTTAAAAGCTGACAATACATTCAAAGACACATTCAAGAAGTGCTTATATCGTTGTTACAATGAAGAAGAATTTGAAACCACTTGGTTTGACATGATTACTAAGTATAACCTTCAAGATCATGATTGGTTTACAAATCTCTAtacaataaaagaaaaatggtgTACAGCTTTGAACAAAGATTTTTTCTCAGCTGGAATATTGTCTTCACAAAG GAGTGAGAGCACTAACAATGCTATTGGATTTAAAGGGAACAAATCAACTTCACTAACAGAATTCTTTCACATTTTTGGAGAAACAGTGGATCGTTGGAGATATCAAGAAGATCAAAATGAATATGATTGTGGAAATGCTTTGCCTAAATCTGATTTTCCAATGGTCGGAATGATAAAACATGCGGCAAATGTTTACACACTTACATTGTTTAGAGATTTTGAAAAAGAATTCAAGTATGCAATGGGTTGCATCTCAAATGTCAACTACATCAATGGAAATTTCTTTGGTTACAAATTGCAACATGAATCTTGGCCTGAACATAGTGCCCATTATGTGGCATTTGATCCAACAACAAATTCCATTAAATGCACTTGTAGGAACTTCGAAGAATCAG GATGGATATGTTTCCATGCAATACGAGTTCTACATATACATTCTATTGTCAACATTCCAGAGCAATACATTTCAAAAAGGTGGACAAAGTTTGCAAAAAGTGAAGTATGGAAAAGAATGGAACATAGAGAAGATAATGGAACAGAAAAGAGAAAAATTACTCCATGGCGTTATGAGATGGCAAGAAATTTGTACAACTTGGTTATTAAATGTCAAGGGAGTGATGCAGCTAAAAAG GTGCTTAAAGAGGCTTATGCTCATGCTAACGAAAGCATAAATAAGGttctagaaaaagaaaaagcagcAGAAAAGGAGGCAGCACAAAAGGCACAAGACGATGTTGAAGCACAACAAATCACAATCAACATAGCACCgtctacatcatcatcatcatcaaatgcACCACAAATAATAGTTGAAAATCCACCACTAGTGAAGACAAAAGGAagaagtaaaagaaaaaaaggattCTTTGAGATAAGGACATCGTCAACAACACCTACAGAATTTGGAACTTTTACACCAAAAGAACAACTTTTTTAG